The Planococcus donghaensis genome contains a region encoding:
- the yfmH gene encoding EF-P 5-aminopentanol modification-associated protein YfmH, with product MHKVEFEQLEETLFHEKLDNGLTVYILPKKGFSKTFATFTTKYGSIDNHFVPQGGKEPIKVPDGIAHFLEHKMFEKEEGDVFQEFSKQGASANAFTSFTRTAYLFSATGEIDKNVKTLLNFVQTPYFTEKTVEKEKGIIAQEITMYDDQPDWRLYFGIIENMYKNHPVKIDIAGTVESIQDITADHLYTCYNTFYHPSNMVLFIVGNVDPDQMMALVKEDQAQRSFEEPTEITRIYPEEPKEVAIKERVLEMSVQKPKVFYGIKPEKLDLIGPDMLKHELAAQLAYELLFGRTSDFYHHAYENDWIDESYSFDYSLEQGFGYALVGSDTHKPEILIKEIKHTLQNAIEKWPFGQEDLDRVRRKKIGFFLRALNSPEYIANQFTNYAFNEMNLFDVVPVLEELEVVDLQNAFSLVSHESQQSVFTIMPSKKDEQ from the coding sequence ATGCATAAAGTAGAATTTGAACAATTAGAAGAAACACTATTTCATGAAAAGCTAGATAATGGCTTAACCGTTTATATTTTACCGAAAAAGGGCTTTTCAAAAACGTTTGCAACGTTCACGACAAAGTACGGTTCTATTGATAACCATTTTGTTCCACAAGGTGGGAAAGAGCCAATCAAAGTTCCAGATGGCATCGCTCACTTTTTAGAACACAAAATGTTTGAAAAAGAAGAAGGAGACGTCTTTCAAGAGTTTAGTAAACAAGGTGCTTCAGCCAATGCTTTTACCTCGTTTACCCGGACAGCTTATTTGTTTTCAGCTACAGGAGAAATAGATAAAAACGTTAAAACCTTACTGAATTTTGTGCAAACACCTTATTTTACAGAAAAGACTGTGGAAAAAGAAAAAGGCATTATCGCACAGGAGATTACGATGTATGACGATCAACCAGATTGGCGTTTGTATTTTGGAATCATTGAAAATATGTACAAAAATCATCCCGTAAAAATCGATATTGCAGGTACAGTAGAATCGATTCAAGATATTACGGCTGACCATCTGTATACGTGTTACAACACGTTTTACCATCCTTCAAATATGGTGTTATTTATCGTAGGAAATGTAGATCCTGATCAAATGATGGCGTTAGTAAAAGAAGACCAAGCACAAAGATCGTTTGAAGAGCCTACAGAAATTACACGTATTTATCCAGAAGAGCCAAAAGAAGTAGCGATAAAAGAACGTGTATTAGAAATGAGCGTTCAAAAACCAAAAGTGTTTTACGGGATTAAACCTGAAAAACTCGATTTAATTGGTCCTGACATGCTTAAGCATGAGCTAGCGGCTCAACTTGCTTATGAATTGTTGTTTGGACGGACTTCTGATTTTTACCATCATGCCTACGAAAACGATTGGATTGATGAGTCGTATTCGTTCGACTACTCGTTAGAACAAGGATTTGGTTACGCTTTAGTCGGATCTGATACGCACAAGCCTGAGATTTTAATAAAAGAAATCAAACATACGCTTCAAAATGCAATTGAAAAATGGCCATTTGGACAGGAAGATCTTGATCGTGTTCGCCGTAAAAAAATTGGCTTCTTCCTTAGAGCGTTAAACTCTCCAGAATACATTGCAAACCAATTCACCAATTATGCATTTAATGAAATGAACTTGTTTGACGTGGTTCCAGTATTAGAGGAGTTAGAGGTTGTTGATTTGCAAAATGCATTTTCATTGGTCAGTCACGAATCTCAGCAATCTGTATTTACCATTATGCCCTCGAAAAAGGACGAGCAGTGA
- the yfmF gene encoding EF-P 5-aminopentanol modification-associated protein YfmF yields MFETINIAKGVNVHVNETTQFKTINFSIKFKDKLTKEKASARSILANVLQHSNEVYPSHTALRMVLDDLYGTSLYIDSSKRGNEHVVTLNVETVNDQYLSEKGVLEKVLNLMYIVLFKPNFENGLFKQSIFTREKHSIVQRIESVFDEKTRYAQQRMMELALPNHPASITSNGTIEVVESVTNEQLVAEYNEMISQNEIEIYAVGDVKPEMIASYIREFFHFKDREKAIAVPPMELVKPEQSRVLEFEDMKQGKLHMAFFTPITFRDEKFPIMQLMNGVFGGYAHSKLFVNIREKESMAYYVSSSFASQFGLMFVLAGIDSKLEEKAVTLVLEQLEEVKKGNISDIELDQTKALLINQLKEALDSARGQIDIYDQYMELTERFEPEYMINKWKNVTKEDIALVAKELSLEMTYFLSGKEDETNA; encoded by the coding sequence ATGTTTGAAACGATTAATATTGCTAAAGGCGTAAATGTGCATGTCAATGAGACCACACAATTTAAAACGATAAATTTTTCAATTAAATTCAAAGATAAATTAACGAAAGAAAAGGCGTCGGCTCGTTCGATTTTGGCGAATGTCTTGCAACATAGTAACGAGGTTTATCCATCACATACAGCACTTCGTATGGTGCTTGATGATTTATATGGTACTTCTCTTTACATAGATTCATCAAAGCGTGGAAATGAGCACGTGGTTACGCTAAATGTTGAAACAGTCAACGATCAATACCTTTCTGAAAAAGGTGTGTTAGAAAAAGTACTAAACTTAATGTATATCGTCTTGTTTAAACCGAATTTTGAAAATGGGTTGTTTAAACAATCTATATTTACACGTGAAAAGCATTCTATTGTGCAGCGTATTGAATCTGTATTTGACGAAAAAACACGTTATGCGCAGCAACGCATGATGGAGCTGGCTTTACCGAACCATCCAGCTTCTATTACATCAAATGGCACAATTGAAGTTGTGGAAAGCGTTACAAACGAGCAATTGGTAGCTGAATACAACGAAATGATTTCTCAAAATGAAATTGAAATTTATGCGGTAGGCGATGTGAAACCTGAAATGATCGCTTCGTATATTCGTGAATTTTTCCATTTTAAAGATCGGGAAAAAGCGATTGCAGTGCCCCCAATGGAATTGGTAAAACCAGAGCAATCACGTGTTCTTGAATTCGAAGACATGAAACAAGGGAAATTACATATGGCATTTTTTACGCCGATTACATTCCGCGATGAGAAATTTCCAATCATGCAGCTGATGAACGGCGTTTTTGGTGGCTATGCTCATTCCAAATTATTTGTAAATATTCGTGAAAAAGAAAGCATGGCTTATTACGTCTCAAGTTCTTTTGCTTCGCAGTTTGGGTTGATGTTCGTTCTCGCAGGTATTGATTCTAAGTTAGAAGAAAAAGCGGTGACTTTAGTTTTAGAACAATTAGAAGAAGTGAAAAAAGGGAATATATCAGATATTGAACTCGATCAAACAAAAGCATTGTTGATCAATCAGTTGAAAGAAGCTCTAGACTCGGCGCGTGGACAAATCGACATTTATGATCAATACATGGAGTTGACCGAGCGTTTCGAACCTGAGTATATGATTAATAAATGGAAGAATGTGACGAAAGAAGATATCGCGTTAGTTGCTAAGGAATTGTCGTTAGAAATGACTTACTTCCTATCCGGCAAGGAGGATGAAACAAATGCATAA